One window of Leptotrichia sp. oral taxon 498 genomic DNA carries:
- a CDS encoding Jag family protein encodes MRYIIGEKGNTLNNFEYLISVLRKFKNIKIVVDSNNYKEKREISLRELARKKGKIVLSTGNAIKLNPMSARERKIIHEEVSFMHGLKTESFGEEPKRYLVIKKFDNKIK; translated from the coding sequence ATGAGATACATCATCGGAGAAAAAGGGAACACACTAAATAATTTTGAATATCTGATAAGCGTATTAAGAAAATTTAAAAATATAAAAATTGTGGTAGATTCAAATAATTACAAGGAAAAGAGAGAAATTTCACTTAGGGAACTTGCTAGAAAAAAAGGGAAAATAGTGCTTTCAACAGGAAATGCCATAAAATTGAATCCAATGTCGGCAAGAGAACGAAAAATAATTCACGAAGAAGTTTCATTTATGCACGGACTTAAAACAGAAAGCTTTGGAGAAGAGCCAAAAAGATATTTAGTTATAAAAAAATTTGATAACAAAATAAAATAA
- the yaaA gene encoding S4 domain-containing protein YaaA, giving the protein MIIHTEFIKLDQLLKWANLVESGAMAKMVILNGDVKVNGEIETRRGKKIYPGDVVEFNGEKIVMEKEV; this is encoded by the coding sequence ATGATAATACATACAGAATTTATAAAGTTAGATCAGTTGTTAAAGTGGGCAAATTTAGTTGAATCGGGGGCTATGGCAAAAATGGTAATTTTAAATGGTGATGTGAAGGTAAATGGGGAAATTGAAACTAGACGAGGGAAAAAAATATATCCAGGCGATGTTGTGGAATTTAATGGAGAAAAAATTGTTATGGAAAAAGAAGTTTAA
- the mnmE gene encoding tRNA uridine-5-carboxymethylaminomethyl(34) synthesis GTPase MnmE has protein sequence MLWDDTIAAISTPKGEGGIAIIRISGDKSFEILEKIFKRQNPNSDLGFSKLNYGFIKDGKKMIDEVMVARLKAPKTYTCEDIVEINCHGGVVVSQKILELVLKNGARHAEKGEFTKRAFMNGRIDLSQAEAVMDIIHGKTEKSVSLSLDQLRGDLRDKVNSFKKALLDITAHVNVVLDYPEEGIDDPLPKDLRDNLENVYEEANRLIESYDKGKKIKEGIKTVIVGKPNVGKSTLLNSLLREERAIVTHVAGTTRDVIEEVINIKGIPLVLVDTAGIRQTDDIVENIGVTKSKEFIEKADLVLLVLDASKELEKEDREVIEKIKENGKKAIVLLNKIDLAKKIDLKEFDLENVVEISAKDNIGIEDMEEKIYSYIISEKVEDSSEKLVITNIRHKTALEKTKEAIKNIFETIDAGLPMDLISVDLKEALDSLSEITGEISSEDILDHVFGNFCVGK, from the coding sequence ATGTTATGGGATGACACAATAGCTGCAATTTCAACACCAAAAGGTGAAGGAGGAATTGCAATAATAAGAATATCTGGCGATAAATCATTTGAAATTTTAGAAAAAATATTTAAAAGACAAAACCCAAACAGTGATTTGGGTTTTTCTAAATTAAATTATGGGTTTATCAAAGATGGGAAAAAAATGATTGACGAAGTGATGGTAGCAAGATTAAAAGCGCCAAAAACTTACACCTGTGAAGATATTGTGGAAATAAATTGTCATGGAGGAGTGGTTGTTTCGCAAAAAATATTGGAGCTAGTTTTGAAAAATGGAGCAAGACACGCAGAAAAAGGGGAATTTACCAAAAGAGCTTTTATGAACGGGAGAATTGACTTATCTCAGGCTGAAGCGGTAATGGACATCATTCATGGAAAAACTGAAAAAAGCGTGTCTTTATCACTGGATCAGCTAAGAGGAGATTTGCGGGATAAAGTAAATAGTTTTAAAAAGGCACTTTTGGATATTACAGCACATGTGAATGTGGTGCTTGACTATCCTGAAGAAGGGATTGATGATCCGCTTCCAAAAGATTTACGAGATAATCTTGAAAATGTGTATGAAGAAGCGAATAGACTTATTGAGTCGTATGATAAAGGGAAAAAAATAAAAGAGGGGATAAAGACAGTCATTGTTGGAAAACCAAATGTGGGAAAATCGACTTTGCTAAATTCACTTTTGAGGGAAGAGAGAGCGATTGTGACGCATGTGGCAGGGACGACAAGAGATGTAATTGAAGAAGTTATAAACATAAAAGGAATTCCTTTGGTGCTTGTGGATACAGCTGGAATTAGACAGACTGACGACATTGTGGAAAATATTGGGGTTACAAAATCAAAAGAGTTTATAGAAAAAGCGGATTTAGTTTTACTTGTGCTAGATGCTTCAAAAGAATTGGAAAAAGAAGACAGAGAAGTGATTGAAAAAATTAAAGAAAATGGTAAAAAGGCGATAGTTTTGTTAAATAAAATTGATTTGGCAAAAAAAATTGATTTAAAAGAATTTGATTTGGAAAATGTTGTGGAAATTTCGGCAAAGGATAATATTGGAATTGAAGATATGGAAGAAAAGATTTATTCTTATATTATTTCTGAAAAAGTTGAAGATTCTTCGGAAAAACTTGTAATTACAAATATAAGACATAAAACGGCGCTTGAAAAGACGAAAGAGGCAATAAAAAATATTTTTGAGACAATAGATGCTGGGCTTCCTATGGATTTGATTTCAGTTGATTTGAAAGAAGCGCTTGATAGCCTTTCAGAAATTACTGGAGAAATTTCATCTGAAGATATTTTAGACCATGTATTTGGAAATTTTTGCGTGGGAAAATGA
- the rpmH gene encoding 50S ribosomal protein L34 produces the protein MTKRTYQPNKRKRKKDHGFRKRMQNKSGRNVLKRRRAKGRNKLSA, from the coding sequence ATGACAAAAAGAACATATCAACCAAATAAAAGAAAAAGAAAAAAAGATCACGGTTTTAGAAAAAGAATGCAAAATAAAAGTGGAAGAAATGTATTAAAAAGAAGAAGAGCAAAAGGAAGAAATAAATTATCTGCATAA
- the recF gene encoding DNA replication/repair protein RecF (All proteins in this family for which functions are known are DNA-binding proteins that assist the filamentation of RecA onto DNA for the initiation of recombination or recombinational repair.), which yields MYLSQINFNNFRCLKDDKLLFNRNFNLIYGKNGQGKTSLIEAVYFLATGKSFRTKKIKEMRKYNVHRTIVFGKFETNDGNKIIAIDVNEEKKDYYINKSKSKYIDYIGNLNVISFIPEDIELIVGNPNIRRGFFNYEISQARKDYLKSIVNFEKILKVRNKLIKENKTCCEIYEIYNKKFIEEGVNIIVHRREFIQKISVLLNFNYQKLFDKKAKLKLRYDCFLGDVEKKSKSELVEKFEEQCLKKMERENFLGYSLLGPQKDDFVFELNGKNAKSYSSQGEKKSIIFSLKISEIDILMAEKNEYPIFIMDDISSYFDEIRKNSILDYFKNKKIQCFITSTQDLKIFGKKFIVDGGKTEVGE from the coding sequence ATGTATTTAAGTCAAATAAATTTTAATAATTTTCGTTGCTTGAAAGATGATAAATTGCTGTTTAATAGGAATTTTAACTTAATTTATGGGAAAAATGGGCAAGGAAAGACTTCTCTTATTGAAGCTGTTTATTTTCTCGCAACAGGAAAAAGTTTTAGGACAAAAAAAATTAAGGAAATGAGAAAGTATAATGTCCATAGAACAATTGTCTTTGGAAAATTTGAGACAAATGATGGAAATAAAATTATTGCAATTGATGTCAACGAAGAAAAGAAGGATTATTACATAAATAAAAGTAAAAGTAAATATATAGACTACATCGGAAACTTAAATGTAATTTCTTTTATTCCAGAAGATATTGAGCTAATTGTGGGAAATCCTAATATCAGAAGAGGTTTTTTTAATTATGAAATTTCACAGGCGAGAAAAGATTACTTGAAGTCGATTGTAAATTTTGAAAAAATACTAAAAGTCAGAAACAAACTTATAAAAGAAAATAAAACTTGTTGCGAAATTTATGAGATTTACAACAAAAAATTTATTGAAGAGGGTGTGAATATTATAGTTCACAGAAGAGAATTTATACAAAAGATATCGGTTTTGCTAAATTTTAATTACCAGAAACTGTTTGACAAAAAAGCTAAGTTAAAGTTAAGATATGACTGTTTTTTGGGAGATGTAGAAAAAAAAAGTAAGTCTGAATTAGTGGAAAAATTTGAAGAGCAGTGTTTAAAAAAAATGGAGAGGGAAAATTTTTTGGGATACAGTTTGCTGGGACCGCAAAAAGATGATTTCGTCTTTGAGTTAAATGGAAAAAATGCAAAATCTTATTCTTCTCAAGGAGAAAAAAAATCAATAATATTTTCACTAAAAATTTCTGAGATTGACATTTTGATGGCGGAAAAAAATGAATATCCGATTTTTATTATGGACGATATCTCTTCATATTTTGACGAAATTAGAAAAAATAGCATTTTGGATTATTTCAAAAATAAAAAAATTCAGTGTTTTATAACTTCGACGCAAGATTTGAAAATTTTTGGAAAAAAATTTATTGTTGACGGTGGAAAAACAGAAGTGGGGGAATAA
- the dnaA gene encoding chromosomal replication initiator protein DnaA, with the protein MQEAEKLWEKLKKLVKKSVEEVIFETFFQNVKAVEIVKNTLLLSCNSKIIKKNVENYRIEMEEILELVTDEKMEIKIEIKKQKKEIKHPEMKIFTTKDLEKPKIKNEKMANTGLNPKHRLDNFVVGENSRLAYNACLAVVKNPKPVYNPLFIFGSSGLGKTHLMQAVGNEILKKSPEKRVYYSTSEEFANEFFKVLNSGRIQNFRDIFRNLDVLLLDDIQFFEKVFGRGEGTVEEEFFHTFNKLQELGKQIIMISDKSPKEIKNLSKRLESRFLSGLTVEIQRPGFETRMMILKNIAKSQDIEIGDDILEYISDAVVSNVRELEGILTNLNARAKLLNEPITIDQVQEMLSHNIKKERSKMTAQKVIEMISLHYGVSVDDMKSKKRQKKIVESRQIAMYILKHNVELDLSLTAIGGLFGGKDHSTVISSIRKVEKSKEEDDVFKKEVENLYKKIFKI; encoded by the coding sequence GTGCAGGAAGCTGAAAAATTATGGGAAAAGTTAAAAAAATTAGTGAAAAAAAGTGTGGAAGAAGTAATTTTTGAAACATTTTTTCAAAATGTCAAGGCTGTGGAAATTGTGAAGAATACGCTTCTGTTATCCTGTAACTCAAAAATTATTAAAAAAAATGTGGAAAACTACAGAATTGAAATGGAAGAAATCTTAGAACTTGTAACTGATGAAAAAATGGAAATAAAAATAGAAATAAAGAAGCAAAAAAAGGAGATAAAACATCCTGAAATGAAGATTTTTACCACAAAGGATCTGGAAAAGCCTAAAATTAAAAACGAAAAAATGGCAAATACTGGTTTAAATCCAAAACATAGGCTAGACAACTTTGTAGTTGGTGAAAATAGTAGACTTGCATATAATGCTTGCCTTGCTGTAGTAAAAAATCCCAAACCTGTTTACAATCCTCTTTTTATCTTTGGAAGTTCTGGACTTGGAAAAACTCATTTAATGCAAGCTGTAGGAAATGAAATTCTTAAAAAAAGTCCTGAAAAAAGAGTGTATTATTCTACATCCGAAGAATTTGCAAATGAATTTTTTAAAGTTTTAAACAGTGGGAGAATCCAGAATTTTAGGGATATATTTAGAAATTTAGACGTACTTTTGTTAGATGATATTCAATTTTTTGAAAAAGTTTTTGGACGTGGTGAAGGGACTGTGGAAGAAGAGTTTTTCCACACTTTTAACAAATTACAGGAATTGGGAAAACAAATTATTATGATAAGCGACAAATCTCCTAAAGAAATAAAGAATTTATCTAAAAGACTGGAATCTAGATTTTTATCTGGACTTACGGTAGAAATCCAGCGTCCTGGCTTTGAAACTAGAATGATGATTTTAAAAAATATTGCAAAAAGTCAAGACATAGAAATTGGCGATGATATTTTGGAATATATTTCAGATGCAGTCGTTTCAAATGTTAGAGAACTTGAGGGAATTTTGACGAATTTGAACGCTAGAGCAAAGCTATTAAATGAACCTATTACAATAGATCAGGTTCAGGAAATGCTTTCTCACAACATAAAAAAGGAGCGCTCAAAGATGACAGCTCAAAAAGTGATAGAGATGATTTCATTGCATTATGGTGTAAGTGTTGACGATATGAAATCTAAAAAAAGGCAAAAAAAAATAGTAGAATCTCGACAAATTGCAATGTATATACTAAAGCATAATGTTGAGTTAGATTTAAGTTTAACCGCTATTGGCGGGCTTTTTGGAGGAAAGGACCACAGTACAGTAATAAGTAGCATAAGAAAAGTAGAAAAATCAAAAGAGGAAGATGACGTATTCAAAAAAGAAGTAGAGAATTTATATAAAAAGATATTTAAAATATAG
- a CDS encoding YidC/Oxa1 family membrane protein insertase, which yields MFKIPALVNFVVFVLNAIYKIVGNYGIAIIIVTVLMRIIIFPLTLKQEKSMKKMREIQPEMDKLKEKYKDNPQEFQKKTAELYREAGVNPLGGCLPLLIQLPIFVALYYAFMGKAIPNDAKFLWFTLKQPDKLFMIGTFAFNLLPILNVVITFVQQKMMATPGQDNQQMQTMMYMMPIMMLFIFYRMPSGVTLYYLVSGALALLQQYIILKGRSDDGENNTKVTK from the coding sequence ATGTTCAAAATACCAGCATTGGTAAACTTTGTTGTATTTGTACTAAATGCTATTTACAAAATTGTAGGGAACTATGGAATAGCAATAATTATTGTGACAGTACTGATGAGAATAATTATATTCCCGCTAACACTAAAACAGGAAAAATCAATGAAAAAAATGCGTGAAATACAACCTGAAATGGATAAATTAAAAGAGAAATATAAAGATAATCCTCAAGAATTTCAAAAGAAAACAGCAGAATTATATCGTGAAGCTGGAGTAAATCCACTAGGAGGATGTCTTCCACTATTAATTCAATTACCAATATTTGTAGCATTATATTATGCATTTATGGGTAAAGCAATACCCAATGATGCAAAATTTTTGTGGTTCACATTAAAACAGCCTGACAAATTATTTATGATAGGAACATTTGCGTTTAACCTATTGCCAATACTAAATGTAGTTATTACATTTGTTCAGCAAAAAATGATGGCAACACCTGGACAAGATAATCAGCAGATGCAGACAATGATGTACATGATGCCAATTATGATGTTATTTATATTTTATAGAATGCCATCAGGAGTAACTTTATATTACTTAGTTTCTGGAGCACTGGCACTGTTGCAACAATATATTATTCTAAAAGGGAGAAGTGATGATGGAGAAAATAATACTAAAGTCACAAAATGA
- the gyrB gene encoding DNA topoisomerase (ATP-hydrolyzing) subunit B, which yields MANNYGAESITVLEGLEAVRKRPGMYIGSTSSKGLHHLVWEIVDNSVDEALAGVCDKITVRILEGNVVEVTDNGRGIPVAMHKTGKSTLEVVMTVLHAGGKFDNDNYKVSGGLHGVGISVVNALSEWVEATVTRDGQIVRQKFERGVPTSAPEKIGDAPLDAHGTVIRFKADDEIFETTVYDYSVLESRLKELSYLNKGLKIKLIDERKKDDIKEEEFHFEGGIKDFLNEIMDDEKIVNDVIYMADSFETQPAREVEAVDENGNIYMKKVGAKIVEVEIAMNYTTAQREIVYSFVNNINTHEGGTHVSGFRTALTRTINDIAKQMNLIKEKSGTFQGTDVREGLVCIISVKIPEPQFEGQTKTKLGNSEVTGIVSNIVGSNLKFYLEDHPKAAEKIIEKMTMSKKAREAAKKARELVLRKSNLEVGSLPGKLADCSSKDPAESEIFIVEGNSAGGSAKQGRDRRFQAILPLRGKILNVEKASVHRTLENAEIRDMITAFGAGFGDDMNLEKLRYHKIVIMTDADVDGAHIRTLMLTFFYRHLRELINEGYIYIAQPPLYKIQAGKAIRYAYSDEQLKKVTKVLESENKKYTIQRYKGLGEMNPEQLWETTLDPEVRTLLKVSMEDASYADKMFNILMGDKVEPRRKFIEENASYVKNLDI from the coding sequence ATGGCTAATAATTATGGAGCTGAAAGTATCACGGTATTGGAAGGACTGGAAGCTGTAAGGAAAAGACCTGGAATGTATATAGGTTCAACATCATCAAAAGGGCTGCATCACTTGGTGTGGGAAATCGTCGATAATAGTGTTGATGAAGCACTTGCGGGAGTTTGTGACAAAATTACAGTAAGAATACTTGAGGGAAATGTTGTTGAAGTAACAGATAATGGACGTGGAATTCCAGTTGCAATGCATAAAACAGGAAAATCAACGCTTGAAGTGGTTATGACTGTGCTTCACGCTGGAGGGAAATTTGACAATGACAACTACAAAGTGTCAGGAGGACTGCACGGAGTGGGAATTTCAGTCGTAAATGCTCTATCTGAATGGGTGGAGGCAACTGTGACAAGAGATGGACAGATTGTAAGACAAAAGTTTGAAAGAGGCGTGCCGACTTCTGCTCCAGAAAAGATTGGAGATGCTCCGCTTGACGCTCATGGAACAGTTATTAGATTTAAGGCGGATGATGAAATTTTTGAGACGACAGTTTATGACTATTCTGTTTTGGAATCAAGATTAAAAGAGTTGTCGTATTTAAATAAGGGGCTTAAAATAAAATTAATTGACGAGAGAAAAAAAGATGATATAAAAGAGGAGGAATTTCATTTTGAGGGAGGAATAAAAGATTTTTTGAATGAAATAATGGACGATGAAAAAATTGTAAATGATGTTATTTATATGGCGGATTCGTTTGAAACTCAGCCTGCCAGAGAAGTGGAAGCTGTGGACGAAAATGGAAATATTTATATGAAAAAAGTTGGGGCAAAAATAGTTGAAGTGGAAATTGCGATGAATTACACAACTGCTCAAAGAGAAATCGTCTATTCATTTGTAAATAATATAAATACCCATGAGGGTGGAACTCATGTCAGTGGATTTAGAACGGCGCTTACTAGAACAATTAACGATATAGCAAAACAGATGAATTTGATAAAGGAAAAAAGTGGTACATTTCAAGGAACGGATGTGAGAGAAGGACTTGTATGCATAATAAGCGTAAAAATTCCCGAACCGCAATTTGAGGGGCAGACAAAGACTAAGCTCGGAAATAGTGAAGTTACTGGAATTGTTTCAAATATTGTTGGAAGCAATTTAAAATTCTATTTGGAAGACCATCCGAAAGCGGCTGAAAAAATAATAGAAAAAATGACAATGTCAAAAAAAGCAAGAGAAGCGGCTAAAAAGGCAAGAGAACTTGTACTAAGAAAAAGTAATCTGGAAGTGGGTTCACTTCCTGGAAAACTAGCTGACTGCTCTTCAAAAGATCCTGCTGAATCAGAAATATTCATAGTCGAAGGAAACTCAGCGGGAGGTTCGGCAAAACAGGGAAGAGATAGAAGATTTCAGGCAATCCTGCCGCTTCGTGGAAAAATATTGAATGTGGAAAAGGCAAGTGTGCACCGTACGCTTGAAAATGCAGAAATACGTGATATGATAACTGCATTTGGAGCTGGATTTGGCGATGATATGAACCTTGAAAAATTGAGATACCATAAAATTGTAATAATGACGGATGCCGATGTCGATGGGGCTCACATAAGAACATTGATGCTGACATTCTTTTACAGACATTTAAGAGAATTGATAAATGAAGGATATATTTACATAGCGCAGCCTCCTTTATACAAAATTCAGGCTGGAAAAGCAATCAGATACGCATATTCAGACGAACAGCTAAAAAAAGTTACAAAAGTACTGGAGAGTGAAAATAAAAAATATACAATTCAGCGATATAAAGGGCTAGGAGAAATGAATCCTGAGCAATTATGGGAAACTACATTGGATCCAGAAGTAAGAACACTTTTGAAAGTTTCAATGGAAGATGCTTCGTATGCTGATAAAATGTTTAATATTTTAATGGGTGATAAAGTTGAGCCAAGACGTAAATTTATTGAAGAAAATGCAAGTTATGTCAAGAATTTGGATATTTAA
- the yidD gene encoding membrane protein insertion efficiency factor YidD, producing MKKILLFLIKIYQKIISPIFGKRCRFYPTCSEYSRQAITKYGAIKGTYLSIKRILKCHPFHKGGYDPLK from the coding sequence ATAAAAAAAATTTTATTATTTCTAATAAAAATTTATCAAAAGATTATTTCTCCTATATTTGGAAAAAGATGTAGATTCTATCCAACTTGTTCGGAATATTCAAGACAGGCAATTACAAAATATGGAGCGATAAAAGGAACTTACTTAAGCATAAAAAGAATACTAAAGTGTCATCCCTTTCATAAAGGTGGTTATGATCCTTTAAAATAA
- the rnpA gene encoding ribonuclease P protein component — MYINKIKKTKDFSIIYNKSKKVHTKYAIIFIKKNFKKEQRFGFVASKKTGNSVYRNRIRRLFKEFVNLNKERFHKDTDYVFVGKSILKDNLKNIKYKDIEKDLSKVIK, encoded by the coding sequence ATGTATATCAATAAAATAAAAAAAACAAAAGATTTTTCAATAATATATAACAAATCAAAAAAAGTGCATACCAAGTATGCTATTATTTTTATAAAAAAAAATTTCAAAAAAGAACAAAGATTTGGATTTGTAGCAAGTAAAAAAACAGGAAACTCTGTCTATAGAAATAGAATCAGAAGACTATTTAAAGAATTTGTAAATCTAAACAAAGAAAGATTTCACAAAGATACAGACTATGTTTTTGTAGGTAAATCAATTTTAAAAGATAATCTAAAAAATATAAAATACAAAGATATAGAAAAAGACCTAAGCAAGGTGATAAAATGA